In one window of Juglans regia cultivar Chandler chromosome 3, Walnut 2.0, whole genome shotgun sequence DNA:
- the LOC108996500 gene encoding uncharacterized mitochondrial protein AtMg00810-like: protein MKYARDILLRADLLDSKPIATPMVVSTHLTAAGSEFNSPTTYQSLVGALQYLTITRPDLTHAVNSVSQFMHSPRDQHFQAVKRVLRYLKGTLHFGLHIRSSKSLSISAYSDADWVGCPDTSRSTSGYAIFIGDNLVSWTSKKQSTVSRSSAESEYRALALTAAEVKWMLNILHDLHIQPKEKPTLLCDNTSAIFMTRNPVAQKGSRHINIDIHFVRELVCNDVLKIKHVPSHLQIADIFTKSLSRPLFQLFRSKLCVLPTMLNLRGGVEDNTALFSRDNYDKHQGENHG from the coding sequence ATGAAGTATGCAAGAGACATTCTTCTTCGTGCTGACTTACTAGATTCCAAGCCAATTGCAACACCAATGGTTGTCTCAACTCACTTAACTGCTGCTGGTTCTGAATTTAATTCACCGACTACTTATCAATCTTTAGTTGGTGCATTGCAGTACTTAACAATTACAAGGCCGGATCTTACACATGCAGTGAATTCAGTGagtcaattcatgcattcaCCAAGAGATCAACACTTTCAAGCTGTTAAAAGAGTTCTTCGATATCTTAAAGGCACTCTCCATTTTGGTCTCCATATCAGATCATCCaaaagtttatctatatcaGCATACTCTGATGCCGATTGGGTTGGCTGCCCCGATACAAGTAGATCAACATCTGGTTATGCAATTTTCATTGGAGACAATTTAGTGTCATGGACTTCTAAAAAGCAATCCACAGTGTCTCGATCTTCTGCGGAATCAGAATACAGAGCATTAGCTCTAACTGCAGCTGAAGTAAAATGGATGTTGAACATCCTTCATGATTTGCACATTCAGCCAAAAGAGAAGCCGACATTACTTTGTGATAACACCAGTGCAATATTCATGACTCGGAATCCAGTTGCTCAAAAAGGGTCTCgacatattaatattgatatacATTTTGTTCGAGAATTAGTTTGCaatgatgttttaaaaattaagcatGTACCATCACACTTGCAAATCGCGGACATATTCACCAAAAGTCTATCTCGTCCCCTGTTTCAGCTCTTCAGATCCAAGCTTTGCGTGTTGCCAACCATGCTCAACTTGCGGGGGGGTGTTGAAGATAACACAGCCTTGTTCTCTAGAGATAATTATGACAAACATCAAGGAGAGAATCATGGCTGA
- the LOC108996513 gene encoding disease resistance protein RUN1-like isoform X2, which yields MAIPNVSSSSSPQRNHDVFLSFRGEDTRNTFTGHLYNALVTKGIKTFIDNEDLRKGEEISPVLLEAIEQSKISIIVFSKKYATSTWCLDELVKILECRKSIGQMVRPIFYDVDPSDVRKQIGEVMDMHEKKFKDDMQRVLRWKDALKEAANLSGWHLNKGHESDFIQSIVEEISSRILKWTFLDVAKYPVGLHSHIQAMSELLSVGYDDVRMVGIHGIGGIGKTTIAKSVYNLFAGQFQSGSFLANVRETTKRCGLVQLQETFLSETLGNTNLKVGNEDRGINVIKERLCHKKVLLVLDDVNKLEQLEKLAGDKNWFGPGSRIIITTRDQHVLDTHGVERKYEVQGLSHADALQLLSWNAFKKSYPEKGYEKLMDRVVQYANGLPLVLMVLGSLLHRRSEAEWESTICKLQRSLHKEIYEILKISFDALEDNEKAIFLDIACFFKGENKDYVTEVLEASDFDPVIGIQVLIERSLVHVGYENELHMHDLIQLMGRNIVDKESPNEPGKRSRLWSREDILHVLIENTGTNAIQGIKLDLFGQKDILLNPEAFTKMRRLRLLIIRNARFSEGPKSLSNELILLDWPGYPSPSLPSNFHPQKLVTLNMCQSKIKQLEGIKVCENLREISFSNCEYLTCTPDVSAMANLERLDFSGCGNLVEVHQSVGFLNKLRHLDVWYCSKLRRLPNLKLPLLESLTLHQGTSIEKFPNIVGEIPRLRDISLIDSPNIQEFPTSVEHLIGLKFIIILSCKKLRDLPRSISKLPRLQYLILRDCTNLGRFPKSSSSSSSSTSSGWLVSLKRNNTQDMRLCVGFPALIHLEITNCDLAEVDFLESLHCFSTLHHLDLSGNNFVSIPACITRFTNLQSLRLMDCEGLRQKNASSGGKSFIDNITMMMPMVYRFCRKMRIRIKVRGGELPEWFRHQTRKNEMCFRMPPPKKAKLAGLVVGIVFKLDALSPCSDRIKVYINGRWANSLDPRFDQLDGVVWLFCHPLGDLEGRRETNLGDCFRVSLEFLVEGRILDGDRFNKKLGVYFVFDNTNDDGADDDDDERVIVTYQRKRRRKRWIL from the exons ATGGCCATCCCAAAtgtctcctcctcttcttccccTCAACGGAATCATGACGTGTTTCTGAGTTTCAGAGGGGAAGATACCCGCAATACCTTTACCGGTCATTTATATAACGCTCTTGTTACAAAGGGGATCAAAACCTTCATAGATAACGAGGATCTTCGGAAGGGAGAAGAAATCTCCCCAGTACTTTTGGAAGCCATCGAACAATCAAAAATCTCCATCATCGTCTTCTCTAAGAAGTATGCCACTTCCACGTGGTGCTTAGATGAACTTGTCAAGATTCTCGAGTGCCGGAAATCAATTGGCCAAATGGTTCGACCCATTTTCTACGATGTGGATCCTTCAGATGTGCGGAAACAGATTGGAGAAGTGATGGATATGcatgaaaagaaattcaaaGATGATATGCAGAGGGTGTTGAGGTGGAAGGATGCTCTCAAAGAGGCAGCCAATTTGTCCGGTTGGCATTTGAACAAAGG GCATGAGTCCGATTTTATCCAGAGCATTGTTGAAGAGATATCAAGTAGAATATTGAAGTGGACATTTTTAGATGTTGCGAAGTACCCAGTCGGATTACATTCTCACATACAAGCCATGAGTGAGTTGTTGAGTGTTGGGTATGACGACGTTCGCATGGTTGGAATCCATGGAATTGGAGGAATAGGTAAAACAACTATTGCAAAATCCGTTTACAACTTATTTGCAGGTCAATTTCAAAGTGGCAGCTTTCTTGCTAACGTCCGAGAAACTACAAAGCGGTGCGGTCTTGTTCAATTACAAGAAACATTTCTATCTGAGACCTTGGGCAATACCAACTTAAAGGTTGGAAATGAGGATAGAGGAATTAATGTAATAAAGGAGAGGCTCTGCCATAAGAAGGTTCTTTTAGTTCTTGATGATGTCAATAAGTTGGAACAACTTGAGAAATTAGCAGGAGATAAGAATTGGTTTGGTCCAGGAAGTAGAATCATTATTACAACTAGAGATCAACATGTTCTAGATACCCATGGGGTAGAAAGAAAATACGAGGTCCAAGGATTAAGTCATGCTGATGCTCTTCAACTTCTTAGTTGGAATGCATTCAAGAAATCTTATCCTGAAAAAGGGTATGAGAAGCTCATGGATCGTGTGGTTCAGTACGCCAACGGCCTTCCCTTGGTTCTAATGGTGCTGGGATCTCTCCTACATCGTAGAAGCGAAGCTGAATGGGAAAGCACAATATGTAAATTGCAAAGAAGTCTTCATAAAGAGATCTatgaaatacttaaaataagcTTTGATGCACTGGAGGACAATGAGAAGGCTATTTTCCTTGATATTGCATGTTTCTTTAAGGGAGAAAACAAAGATTATGTAACTGAAGTTTTGGAAGCAAGCGATTTTGATCCAGTTATTGGAATACAAGTTCTCATTGAAAGATCTTTGGTGCATGTTGGATACGAAAATGAATTGCATATGCATGACTTGATACAATTGATGGGTAGGAATATTGTTGATAAAGAATCTCCCAACGAGCCAGGAAAGCGTAGCCGATTATGGTCTCGTGAGGATATTCTCCATGTTCTTATTGAAAACACG GGAACTAATGCAATTCAAGGCATAAAGCTCGATTTGTTCGGACAAAAAGATATTTTGCTGAATCCTGAAGCCTTTACAAAAATGAGAAGGCTTAGACTGCTTATAATCCGTAATGCACGCTTTTCAGAGGGTCCTAAAAGTTTGTCTAATGAGCTAATATTGCTTGATTGGCCTGGATACCCGTCACCATCCCTGCCGTCCAATTTTCATCCTCAGAAACTTGTTACTCTCAACATGTGTCAAAGTAAAATCAAGCAATTGGAAGGAATAAAG GTTTGTGAAAATTTGAGGGAAATAAGTTTTTCTAACTGTGAATACTTGACTTGCACCCCTGATGTCTCAGCGATGGCAAATCTTGAGAGATTGGATTTTAGTGGTTGTGGCAATTTAGTTGAGGTTCATCAATCTGTTGGATTTCTAAACAAACTGCGTCATTTGGATGTGTGGTATTGCTCTAAACTTCGACGTCTTCCTAACCTGAAGTTGCCACTTCTTGAATCCCTAACACTTCATCAGGGCACAAGTATTGAGAAATTTCCAAATATTGTGGGAGAAATTCCTCGTTTAAGGGATATTAGTTTGATAGACAGTCCCAACATTCAAGAATTCCCTACGTCAGTTGAACATCTCATTGGgcttaaatttataattatactgtCATGCAAGAAGCTTAGAGATCTCCCTAGAAGCATTTCTAAGTTGCCACGTCTCCAGTATCTTATTCTTCGGGATTGCACAAACCTTGGAAGGTTTCCAAaatcgtcgtcgtcgtcgtcgtcatcaACAAGTTCGGGCTGGCTGGTTTCGTTAAAGAGGAACAACACTCAAGATATGAGGCTCTGTGTTGGGTTCCCAGCTTTGATACACTTGGAGATCACTAACTGTGATCTAGCAGAAGTTGATTTCCTCGAGAGTCTTCATTGCTTTTCCACGCTACACCATTTGGATCTATCAGGAAACAATTTCGTTAGCATCCCTGCATGTATCACTAGATTTACCAATTTGCAATCCCTTAGATTGATGGATTGCGAGGGGCTTCGACAAAAGAATGCAAGTAGTGGTGGAAAATCCTTCATCGATAATATAACAATGATGATGCCTATGGTATATAGATTCTGTAGAAAAATGAGAATTAGAATAAAAGTTAGAGGAGGGGAGTTACCAGAATGGTTTCGGCATCAAACTAGGAAGAATGAGATGTGTTTCCGAATGCCTCCACCTAAAAAAGCCAAGTTAGCAGGTTTGGTTGTCGgtattgtttttaaattggaTGCTTTGTCGCCCTGTTCTGACCGTATCAAGGTATATATCAATGGTCGATGGGCTAATAGTCTAGACCCCAGATTTGACCAATTAGATGGTGTTGTCTGGCTGTTTTGTCATCCACTTGGTGACTTGGAGGGGCGACGTGAGACCAATTTAGGGGATTGCTTTCGAGTTTCACTGGAATTTCTAGTCGAAGGCAGAATACTGGACGGGgatagatttaataaaaaattgggAGTCTATTTTGTATTCGACAACACGAATGATGATGgtgctgatgatgatgatgatgaaaggGTGATCGTTACCtaccaaagaaaaagaagaagaaaacggtGGATTTTATGA
- the LOC108996513 gene encoding disease resistance protein RUN1-like isoform X1, with product MAIPNVSSSSSPQRNHDVFLSFRGEDTRNTFTGHLYNALVTKGIKTFIDNEDLRKGEEISPVLLEAIEQSKISIIVFSKKYATSTWCLDELVKILECRKSIGQMVRPIFYDVDPSDVRKQIGEVMDMHEKKFKDDMQRVLRWKDALKEAANLSGWHLNKGLSCLNGRHESDFIQSIVEEISSRILKWTFLDVAKYPVGLHSHIQAMSELLSVGYDDVRMVGIHGIGGIGKTTIAKSVYNLFAGQFQSGSFLANVRETTKRCGLVQLQETFLSETLGNTNLKVGNEDRGINVIKERLCHKKVLLVLDDVNKLEQLEKLAGDKNWFGPGSRIIITTRDQHVLDTHGVERKYEVQGLSHADALQLLSWNAFKKSYPEKGYEKLMDRVVQYANGLPLVLMVLGSLLHRRSEAEWESTICKLQRSLHKEIYEILKISFDALEDNEKAIFLDIACFFKGENKDYVTEVLEASDFDPVIGIQVLIERSLVHVGYENELHMHDLIQLMGRNIVDKESPNEPGKRSRLWSREDILHVLIENTGTNAIQGIKLDLFGQKDILLNPEAFTKMRRLRLLIIRNARFSEGPKSLSNELILLDWPGYPSPSLPSNFHPQKLVTLNMCQSKIKQLEGIKVCENLREISFSNCEYLTCTPDVSAMANLERLDFSGCGNLVEVHQSVGFLNKLRHLDVWYCSKLRRLPNLKLPLLESLTLHQGTSIEKFPNIVGEIPRLRDISLIDSPNIQEFPTSVEHLIGLKFIIILSCKKLRDLPRSISKLPRLQYLILRDCTNLGRFPKSSSSSSSSTSSGWLVSLKRNNTQDMRLCVGFPALIHLEITNCDLAEVDFLESLHCFSTLHHLDLSGNNFVSIPACITRFTNLQSLRLMDCEGLRQKNASSGGKSFIDNITMMMPMVYRFCRKMRIRIKVRGGELPEWFRHQTRKNEMCFRMPPPKKAKLAGLVVGIVFKLDALSPCSDRIKVYINGRWANSLDPRFDQLDGVVWLFCHPLGDLEGRRETNLGDCFRVSLEFLVEGRILDGDRFNKKLGVYFVFDNTNDDGADDDDDERVIVTYQRKRRRKRWIL from the exons ATGGCCATCCCAAAtgtctcctcctcttcttccccTCAACGGAATCATGACGTGTTTCTGAGTTTCAGAGGGGAAGATACCCGCAATACCTTTACCGGTCATTTATATAACGCTCTTGTTACAAAGGGGATCAAAACCTTCATAGATAACGAGGATCTTCGGAAGGGAGAAGAAATCTCCCCAGTACTTTTGGAAGCCATCGAACAATCAAAAATCTCCATCATCGTCTTCTCTAAGAAGTATGCCACTTCCACGTGGTGCTTAGATGAACTTGTCAAGATTCTCGAGTGCCGGAAATCAATTGGCCAAATGGTTCGACCCATTTTCTACGATGTGGATCCTTCAGATGTGCGGAAACAGATTGGAGAAGTGATGGATATGcatgaaaagaaattcaaaGATGATATGCAGAGGGTGTTGAGGTGGAAGGATGCTCTCAAAGAGGCAGCCAATTTGTCCGGTTGGCATTTGAACAAAGG ATTGTCCTGTTTGAATGGCAGGCATGAGTCCGATTTTATCCAGAGCATTGTTGAAGAGATATCAAGTAGAATATTGAAGTGGACATTTTTAGATGTTGCGAAGTACCCAGTCGGATTACATTCTCACATACAAGCCATGAGTGAGTTGTTGAGTGTTGGGTATGACGACGTTCGCATGGTTGGAATCCATGGAATTGGAGGAATAGGTAAAACAACTATTGCAAAATCCGTTTACAACTTATTTGCAGGTCAATTTCAAAGTGGCAGCTTTCTTGCTAACGTCCGAGAAACTACAAAGCGGTGCGGTCTTGTTCAATTACAAGAAACATTTCTATCTGAGACCTTGGGCAATACCAACTTAAAGGTTGGAAATGAGGATAGAGGAATTAATGTAATAAAGGAGAGGCTCTGCCATAAGAAGGTTCTTTTAGTTCTTGATGATGTCAATAAGTTGGAACAACTTGAGAAATTAGCAGGAGATAAGAATTGGTTTGGTCCAGGAAGTAGAATCATTATTACAACTAGAGATCAACATGTTCTAGATACCCATGGGGTAGAAAGAAAATACGAGGTCCAAGGATTAAGTCATGCTGATGCTCTTCAACTTCTTAGTTGGAATGCATTCAAGAAATCTTATCCTGAAAAAGGGTATGAGAAGCTCATGGATCGTGTGGTTCAGTACGCCAACGGCCTTCCCTTGGTTCTAATGGTGCTGGGATCTCTCCTACATCGTAGAAGCGAAGCTGAATGGGAAAGCACAATATGTAAATTGCAAAGAAGTCTTCATAAAGAGATCTatgaaatacttaaaataagcTTTGATGCACTGGAGGACAATGAGAAGGCTATTTTCCTTGATATTGCATGTTTCTTTAAGGGAGAAAACAAAGATTATGTAACTGAAGTTTTGGAAGCAAGCGATTTTGATCCAGTTATTGGAATACAAGTTCTCATTGAAAGATCTTTGGTGCATGTTGGATACGAAAATGAATTGCATATGCATGACTTGATACAATTGATGGGTAGGAATATTGTTGATAAAGAATCTCCCAACGAGCCAGGAAAGCGTAGCCGATTATGGTCTCGTGAGGATATTCTCCATGTTCTTATTGAAAACACG GGAACTAATGCAATTCAAGGCATAAAGCTCGATTTGTTCGGACAAAAAGATATTTTGCTGAATCCTGAAGCCTTTACAAAAATGAGAAGGCTTAGACTGCTTATAATCCGTAATGCACGCTTTTCAGAGGGTCCTAAAAGTTTGTCTAATGAGCTAATATTGCTTGATTGGCCTGGATACCCGTCACCATCCCTGCCGTCCAATTTTCATCCTCAGAAACTTGTTACTCTCAACATGTGTCAAAGTAAAATCAAGCAATTGGAAGGAATAAAG GTTTGTGAAAATTTGAGGGAAATAAGTTTTTCTAACTGTGAATACTTGACTTGCACCCCTGATGTCTCAGCGATGGCAAATCTTGAGAGATTGGATTTTAGTGGTTGTGGCAATTTAGTTGAGGTTCATCAATCTGTTGGATTTCTAAACAAACTGCGTCATTTGGATGTGTGGTATTGCTCTAAACTTCGACGTCTTCCTAACCTGAAGTTGCCACTTCTTGAATCCCTAACACTTCATCAGGGCACAAGTATTGAGAAATTTCCAAATATTGTGGGAGAAATTCCTCGTTTAAGGGATATTAGTTTGATAGACAGTCCCAACATTCAAGAATTCCCTACGTCAGTTGAACATCTCATTGGgcttaaatttataattatactgtCATGCAAGAAGCTTAGAGATCTCCCTAGAAGCATTTCTAAGTTGCCACGTCTCCAGTATCTTATTCTTCGGGATTGCACAAACCTTGGAAGGTTTCCAAaatcgtcgtcgtcgtcgtcgtcatcaACAAGTTCGGGCTGGCTGGTTTCGTTAAAGAGGAACAACACTCAAGATATGAGGCTCTGTGTTGGGTTCCCAGCTTTGATACACTTGGAGATCACTAACTGTGATCTAGCAGAAGTTGATTTCCTCGAGAGTCTTCATTGCTTTTCCACGCTACACCATTTGGATCTATCAGGAAACAATTTCGTTAGCATCCCTGCATGTATCACTAGATTTACCAATTTGCAATCCCTTAGATTGATGGATTGCGAGGGGCTTCGACAAAAGAATGCAAGTAGTGGTGGAAAATCCTTCATCGATAATATAACAATGATGATGCCTATGGTATATAGATTCTGTAGAAAAATGAGAATTAGAATAAAAGTTAGAGGAGGGGAGTTACCAGAATGGTTTCGGCATCAAACTAGGAAGAATGAGATGTGTTTCCGAATGCCTCCACCTAAAAAAGCCAAGTTAGCAGGTTTGGTTGTCGgtattgtttttaaattggaTGCTTTGTCGCCCTGTTCTGACCGTATCAAGGTATATATCAATGGTCGATGGGCTAATAGTCTAGACCCCAGATTTGACCAATTAGATGGTGTTGTCTGGCTGTTTTGTCATCCACTTGGTGACTTGGAGGGGCGACGTGAGACCAATTTAGGGGATTGCTTTCGAGTTTCACTGGAATTTCTAGTCGAAGGCAGAATACTGGACGGGgatagatttaataaaaaattgggAGTCTATTTTGTATTCGACAACACGAATGATGATGgtgctgatgatgatgatgatgaaaggGTGATCGTTACCtaccaaagaaaaagaagaagaaaacggtGGATTTTATGA